Proteins encoded by one window of Lates calcarifer isolate ASB-BC8 linkage group LG5, TLL_Latcal_v3, whole genome shotgun sequence:
- the LOC108889061 gene encoding 3-mercaptopyruvate sulfurtransferase has translation MALQARALVTSKWLAEAVKVQAKVRILDTSWYLPKLKRNAKSEFKKRHIPGAAFFDIDQCCDKTSPLDHMLPPERIFADYAGNLGIESDTHVVVYDASEFGAFSAPRVWWMFRVFGHSAVSLLNGGLRNWELEGRPVYDKYVRPAPTEFKASLNRSWIKTYEDILDNLDTKRFQVIDARPTGRFKGLDPEPRDNTEPGHIPGSISVPFHSFLSPSGHFLPKEQLQALFARAGVDLSHPLCVLCGSAVTACHVALAAHECGHQGVSVYDGGWSEWYTRAVPEHVISEGRGKHL, from the exons ATGGCGCTTCAAGCGAGAGCTCTGGTCACCTCTAAATGGCTCGCAGAGGCTGTGAAGGTGCAGGCGAAAGTGCGCATCCTGGACACGTCTTGGTATTTGCCCAAACTGAAGCGCAACGCCAAGAGCGAGTTCAAAAAGAGGCACATACCAGGTGCGGCTTTCTTTGACATAGACCAGTGCTGTGATAAAACCTCTCCTCTGGACCACATGCTGCCGCCAGAGAGGATTTTCGCAGATTATGCTGGAAATTTGGGAATAGAGAGCGACACGCACGTCGTGGTGTACGACGCCAGTGAGTTCGGCGCGTTCTCGGCGCCCCGTGTGTGGTGGATGTTCCGGGTGTTCGGGCACAGCGCGGTCTCGCTGCTCAACGGGGGGCTCAGGAACTGGGAGCTGGAGGGTCGACCTGTGTATGACAAATACGTCAGACCAGCACCGACCGAGTTCAAGGCCTCTCTGAACCGCTCCTGGATCAAGACCTATGAGGACATCCTGGATAACCTGGACACCAAGAGGTTCCAGGTGATAGATGCCAGACCGACGGGGAGGTTCAAAGGACTGGACCCTGAACCCAGAGACA acacagaacCCGGCCACATCCCTGGCTCCATCAGCGTGCCCTTCCACTCCTTCCTGTCACCGTCAGGTCACTTCTTGCCCAAGGAGCAACTCCAGGCTTTGTTCGCCCGGGCAGGTGTGGACCTCAGTCACCCTCTTTGTGTCTTATGTGGCTCTGCTGTGACTGCATGTCACGTGGCGCTGGCGGCCCACGAGTGCGGGCACCAGGGAGTGTCAGTGTACGACGGCGGGTGGTCAGAGTGGTACACCCGTGCTGTGCCCGAACACGTCATATCTGAAGGACGAGGAAAACatttgtga